In a genomic window of Flavobacteriales bacterium:
- a CDS encoding sugar transferase, which produces MQVAKYVIADVAGAALAWTLFFLYRKAVLEPMKYGVEVPIDLDGNYFKGLFLVPLFWFGLYTAIGGYRDVFRRFRTKELGQTLLVTTIGVLVIFFVLLLDDKVPSPSYHYRSFLALFILHFGITFPLRFLITSAIVRKVHQRRIGFNTVLVGGNERALAIYQEIEAMPKSPGNRFVGFVNVNGGDQQLAGTLPRLGKWHELRQVIPQHGVEEAIIAVDSTEHEHMNRIMNELEGTGVRIKVIPDMYDILSGSVKMTSIFGTPLIEVNPEIMPAWQFSVKRVLDIVVSAIALLLLTPMLLTIAVLVRFSGPGPIFFTQERIGKHGKPFRIVKFRSMVSNAEQDGPQLSSANDPRITPIGRWLRRTRMDELPQFWNVLKGEMSLVGPRPERQHYIDAITEVAPHYRHLNKVRPGITSWGQVKFGYAENIDQMVRRLKYDILYIENMSLAVDLKILAYTVIIILKGDGK; this is translated from the coding sequence ATGCAAGTGGCCAAATACGTCATCGCCGATGTGGCGGGGGCGGCTCTTGCATGGACGCTCTTCTTCCTCTATCGCAAGGCCGTTCTCGAGCCTATGAAGTATGGCGTGGAGGTGCCCATTGACCTCGACGGGAACTATTTCAAGGGACTCTTCCTGGTGCCGCTGTTCTGGTTCGGCTTATACACCGCCATCGGGGGTTACCGCGATGTGTTCCGTCGCTTCCGCACGAAGGAGCTCGGCCAGACCTTGCTGGTCACTACCATCGGCGTGCTCGTGATCTTCTTCGTGCTGCTGCTCGACGACAAGGTGCCCAGCCCGAGCTACCACTATCGTTCGTTCCTCGCGCTCTTCATCCTGCACTTCGGCATCACCTTCCCGCTGCGCTTCCTGATCACGAGCGCCATCGTGCGCAAGGTTCACCAGCGGCGCATCGGCTTCAACACCGTGCTGGTGGGCGGCAATGAGCGCGCCTTGGCCATTTACCAGGAGATCGAGGCCATGCCCAAATCACCGGGCAATCGATTCGTGGGCTTCGTGAACGTGAACGGGGGCGACCAGCAATTGGCGGGCACGCTGCCGCGGCTGGGCAAGTGGCACGAGCTCCGGCAGGTGATTCCGCAGCATGGCGTCGAAGAGGCCATCATCGCCGTCGATAGCACCGAGCATGAGCACATGAACCGCATCATGAACGAGCTCGAGGGCACAGGGGTGCGGATCAAAGTGATTCCGGACATGTACGATATCCTCTCCGGCTCGGTGAAGATGACCAGCATCTTCGGCACGCCCCTGATCGAGGTGAACCCGGAGATCATGCCGGCCTGGCAATTCTCCGTGAAGCGGGTCCTGGACATCGTGGTGAGCGCGATCGCCCTGCTCTTGCTCACGCCCATGCTGCTGACGATCGCCGTCCTCGTGAGATTCTCAGGCCCCGGACCCATCTTCTTCACCCAGGAGCGCATCGGGAAGCACGGCAAGCCCTTCCGCATCGTGAAGTTCCGCAGCATGGTGAGCAATGCCGAGCAGGACGGACCGCAATTGAGCAGCGCCAATGATCCGCGCATCACCCCGATCGGCCGCTGGCTGCGCCGTACACGGATGGATGAGCTGCCGCAGTTCTGGAACGTGCTGAAGGGCGAGATGAGCCTTGTCGGGCCACGACCGGAGCGCCAGCATTACATCGATGCCATCACCGAAGTGGCCCCGCACTATCGGCATCTGAACAAGGTCCGGCCCGGCATCACCAGTTGGGGCCAGGTGAAATTCGGGTATGCCGAGAACATCGACCAGATGGTGCGCAGGCTGAAGTATGACATCTTGTATATCGAGAACATGAGCCTGGCGGTTGATCTGAAGATCCTGGCCTATACCGTCATCATCATCCTGAAGGGGGATGGCAAGTAG